Proteins found in one Lepeophtheirus salmonis chromosome 9, UVic_Lsal_1.4, whole genome shotgun sequence genomic segment:
- the LOC139906335 gene encoding uncharacterized protein isoform X2 — MYHGKRKTHFNRELVICSICQKEIQKDNFNDHKVKLHKNDPSCKYQVKIDHKKQKTLNFAVKKTSSATSSSSVTASSCPDDPAPVEALLPEPRSEKSVSAEEKVTADTENNGDSSNYPSGRISHGIRLPNLDIGPIFSPEQLSVVNNNNIPSAEDSETSDNVQGGEKSKTEEMEFVDGGPEYPVVFTSQLGDPILTGREPKRKDIQTRTRVETERETVPKVERDHPLQPKLQTYSPQIDDKYSRDFQYDWFRKFPWLEYDEVEKSAKCFACSKFSISNLGKFEFKTWKNSSSLKVHSNNKKHKLSMEKWINFLTSKRKNTSVLGHVQSQHAEEVVKWRAYLRYLFQTVGFLAKQGLAFRGDSETREKLTESNENNRGNFLELLSLRSHDNHILKDKLEAEVKKFGSAGAGLPNGLHLTSKLS, encoded by the coding sequence atgtatcacgggaagcggaaaacgcattttaacagagagttggtgatttgttctatctgtcagaaggaaatacagaaggacaactttaatgatcacaaagttaaactccataagaatgaccccagctgcaagtatcaagtgaaaattgatcataagaagcagaaaacattgaactttgctgttaagaaaacttcctctgctacatcctcatcctcagtcactgcctcctcctgtcccgatgaccctgctccagttgaggccttactgcctgaaccaagatctgaaaagtccgtttctgctgaagagaaagttactgcagacacagaaaataatggcgactcatcaaattaccccagcggacggatttctcatggaataagacttcctaatctcgatatcggaccaatcttctctcccgagcagctctctgtagtcaacaacaacaatattccctctgcagaggactctgagactagcgacaatgtccagggaggtgagaagagcaagactgaggagatggagtttgtggacggaggcccagagtaccctgtcgtcttcacgagccagctgggtgacccgatacttaccgggcgggagccaaagcggaaggacatccagaccagaaccagagtggagactgagcgggaaactgtgcctaaagtcgagagagatcatcctctacagcccaagttacaaacatacagtcctcagatagatgacaaatactccagagactttcaatatgattggttccgtaagttcccgtggctagaatatgacgaggttgaaaagtcagccaagtgtttcgcctgttccaaattttccatttccaaccttgggaaatttgagttcaaaacatggaaaaacagttcctcgttgaaagttcattctaacaacaaaaaacacaaactgtcgatggaaaagtggatcaatttcctcacatcaaagagaaagaatacctcggttctcggccatgttcagtctcaacatgctgaggaagtcgtgaagtggcgagcttatttgaggtatcttttccaaactgttgggttcctcgcaaagcaaggattggcttttaggggcgattccgaaacaagagaaaagttgacggaatctaatgaaaacaatcgaggaaacttcttggagcttttgtccctgcgttcacacgacaatcatattctcaaagataaactggaggccgaagtcaaaaaatttggttcagctggggcaggtttgccaaatggacttcacctgacatccaaactgagctga
- the LOC139906335 gene encoding zinc finger MYM-type protein 1-like isoform X1, whose translation MSNTEQFSLSLGYLTSEGIKKESFLKFVKVTQTDGKYLFEKLHEAVKDLGLNPARTVSLAADGASNISGIKKGLAARWKEAAPLCVYIHCYAHVLNLVVKDLLSDITLLRNTMGTVQILYNFIEGSPKRSAIYKSVKITSKDEEHAKVMTLKNQSATRWSLRYDAVHAVSLGMVRIMKTLIIMRKDKDTLSSSTATSLLNSIFSHEFVFGIELLKTLLRHTSSLSDELQGRKVDLTKARKHVNLVIRTLEDLKNEKIFESIWKLAELKSSEMKSVFDQEDSIDLEFKEAKIPRRIKWKGTTESYFRETHFDVAINKIVLELESRFATDDTNITMDLIAIVNDSEVETCVIERVAKHYRLELEQLQSDHAIFQQFKADIDTEDMVSSQIAAELISSGVFRLMPELYKVIVILASMPISSCEAERSFSCLRRLKNHMRTTMDQERLSSLTLLNMDRVMVDKVLHEDMDSLIDTFASRKERKNFFF comes from the exons atgtcaaacacggagcagttcagtctgtcactgggatatctgacgagtgaaggcatcaagaaagagagcttcctcaagtttgtaaaagttacccagactgacggcaaatatttgtttgagaagcttcacgaggctgtcaaggatctcggccttaaccccgcccgcactgtctccctggccgcggacggtgcctccaacatatccggcatcaagaagggtcttgccgccaggtggaaggaagcagccccactgtgtgtctacatccactgctacgcccatgtcctcaatcttgtagtcaaggatcttctctcagatataaccctgttgagaaatacaatggggacagtacaaattttatacaacttcattgaagggtcaccaaagaggtcagcaatctacaagtcggtgaagataacaagtaaagatgaggagcatgccaaggtgatgaccctgaagaaccagtctgctacccgctggagtctccgctacgatgctgtacacgctgtatctctagggatggtcagaatcatgaagaccctcataataatgagaaaagataaagatacattgtcgagttcaacagcaacttctctgctcaacagcatctttagtcacgaatttgttttcggcattgaactgttgaagacactcctcagacacacatctagcttgtcagatgaacttcaaggcagaaaggttgacctaacaaaggcccggaaacacgtcaacctagtgattaggactcttgaagatcttaagaatgagaaaatctttgaatcaatctggaaacttgctgagttgaagtcgtctgagatgaaatcagtatttgaccaggaggactcaattgatttggaattcaaggaggcgaagattccaaggagaataaagtggaaaggaacaactgaatcctacttccgtgaaacacatttcgatgttgcaatcaataagattgtattagagcttgagagcagatttgccaccgacgatacaaacatcacaatggatctcattgcaatcgtcaatgacagtgaagtggagacctgtgtcattgagcgtgtcgccaagcactacagacttgaactcgagcagctccagtcagaccatgcaatcttccagcaattcaag gcagatattgacacagaagacatggtttcgtcacaaattgctgcggagttaataagctcgggagtgttccgcctgatgccggagctatacaaggtgatcgttatcctggcctcaatgcccatcagcagctgtgaggcggagcggtcattctcctgtctcagaaggctcaagaaccacatgaggaccaccatggaccaggagaggctctcctccctcaccctcttgaacatggacagggtgatggtggacaaggtgctccatgaagacatggacagtttgattgacacctttgcgtcaaggaaagagaggaaaaacttcttcttctaa
- the LOC121124422 gene encoding hatching enzyme 1.2-like, translated as MMLLTIIATLLLTFHDVYSSVKHAECRIVYDKFHRQEMASRNFIAGAKWPNNEVPYEISSGYSSSDLDVIKSAMREIESKTCVKWVPRSGQKSFVLINPREDGCFAVLGYNPNRGMHVLNLQRSNGRSTCMIMGIAAHEMLHILGFAHEQTRPDRDQFVQIYWSRIKRDSISNYFRAIDINARERPPVCDPRSTQTSFDNCYSGFKTRTFGLEYDYGSIMHYGLDDFTTTGQDTMRVLRPVPTGIVIGNRKGMTNLDALKVKMRYDCNEDPEKKTTRKPSVECKDIYRECPLYKNQCKTNQFIKDGCKVSCGECTECYDMYRNCPDMKHLCGELDAITKGCKLTCRLC; from the exons ATGATGTTACTAACAATCATTGCTACTCTACTCCTCACTTTCCATGATGTCTATTCAAGCG TCAAGCATGCTGAATGTCGCATCGTTTACGATAAATTTCACAGACAGGAAATGGCTTCAAGGAATTTTATAGCAGGGGCAAAGTGGCCCAACAACGAAGTTCCCTACGAAATCAGTTCTGGGTACAGCAGTTCCGACTTGGATGTGATTAAATCCGCAATGAGAGAAATAGAGAGTAAAACGTGCGTGAAATGGGTCCCACGCTCAGGACAAAAGAGTTTTGTCCTTATCAACCCCAGAGAAGATGGATGCTTTGCAGTCTTGGGATATAACCCTAACCGTGGAATGCatgttttgaatttacaaaggaGTAACGGACGTAGCACATGCATG ATCATGGGTATTGCTGCCCACGAAATGCTCCATATTTTAGGATTTGCTCACGAACAAACAAGACCTGATCGAgatcaatttgttcaaatttattggTCAAGAATTAAACGGGATTCTATCTCTAATTATTTTAGAGCCATTGATATTAATGCAAGAGAACGTCCTCCAGTATGTGATCCCAGGTCGACACAAACTTCATTTGATAATTGCTACTCGGGGTTCAAGACGCGTACGTTTGGATTGGAGTATGACTATGGATCTATTATGCACTATGGATTAGatga tTTTACAACCACCGGCCAAGATACAATGAGGGTCCTTAGACCTGTACCCACTGGTATTGTTATCGGTAATAGAAAAGGGATGACAAACTTAGATGCACTTAAAGTAAAAATGCGTTATGACTGTAACGAGGacccagaaaaaaaaacgacGAGAAAGCCAAGTGTTG AATGTAAGGATATTTATAGAGAGTGtccattatacaaaaatcaatgcAAGACTAACCAATTTATCAAAGATGGCTGTAAAGTTTCTTGCGGCGAATGCACTg AATGCTATGACATGTATAGAAATTGTCCTGACATGAAACATCTTTGTGGAGAGCTTGATGCCATTACAAAAGGATGTAAATTAACTTGTAGACTAT gcTAA
- the LOC121124421 gene encoding astacin-like metalloprotease toxin 3 gives MYTNQIIQRKSTAEHCEMMLLTIIATLLLTFHDVYSSVKHAECRIVYDKFHRQEMASRNFIAGAKWPNNEVPYEISSGYSSSDLDVIKSAMREIESKTCVKWVPRSGQKSFVLINPREDGCFAVLGYNPNRGMHVLNLQRSNGRSTCMIMGIAAHEMLHILGFAHEQTRPDRDQFVQIYWSRIKRDSISNYFRAIDINARERPPVCDPRSTQTSFDNCYSGFKTRTFGLEYDYGSIMHYGLDDFTTTGQDTMRVLRPVPTGIVIGNRKGMTNLDALKVKMRYDCNEDPEKKTTRKPSVECKDIYRECPLYKNQCKTNQFIKDGCKVSCGECTECYDMYRNCPDMKHLCGELDAITKGCKLTCRLC, from the exons atgtatacaaatcAGATTATACAGCGCAAGTCCACAGCTGAGCATTGCGAAATGATGTTACTAACAATCATTGCTACTCTACTCCTCACTTTCCATGATGTCTATTCAAGCG TCAAGCATGCTGAATGTCGCATCGTTTACGATAAATTTCACAGACAGGAAATGGCTTCAAGGAATTTTATAGCAGGGGCAAAGTGGCCCAACAACGAAGTTCCCTACGAAATCAGTTCTGGGTACAGCAGTTCCGACTTGGATGTGATTAAATCCGCAATGAGAGAAATAGAGAGTAAAACGTGCGTGAAATGGGTCCCACGCTCAGGACAAAAGAGTTTTGTCCTTATCAACCCCAGAGAAGATGGATGCTTTGCAGTCTTGGGATATAACCCTAACCGTGGAATGCatgttttgaatttacaaaggaGTAACGGACGTAGCACATGCATG ATCATGGGTATTGCTGCCCACGAAATGCTCCATATTTTAGGATTTGCTCACGAACAAACAAGACCTGATCGAgatcaatttgttcaaatttattggTCAAGAATTAAACGGGATTCTATCTCTAATTATTTTAGAGCCATTGATATTAATGCAAGAGAACGTCCTCCAGTATGTGATCCCAGGTCGACACAAACTTCATTTGATAATTGCTACTCGGGGTTCAAGACGCGTACGTTTGGATTGGAGTATGACTATGGATCTATTATGCACTATGGATTAGatga tTTTACAACCACCGGCCAAGATACAATGAGGGTCCTTAGACCTGTACCCACTGGTATTGTTATCGGTAATAGAAAAGGGATGACAAACTTAGATGCACTTAAAGTAAAAATGCGTTATGACTGTAACGAGGacccagaaaaaaaaacgacGAGAAAGCCAAGTGTTG AATGTAAGGATATTTATAGAGAGTGtccattatacaaaaatcaatgcAAGACTAACCAATTTATCAAAGATGGCTGTAAAGTTTCTTGCGGCGAATGCACTg AATGCTATGACATGTATAGAAATTGTCCTGACATGAAACATCTTTGTGGAGAGCTTGATGCCATTACAAAAGGATGTAAATTAACTTGTAGACTAT gcTAA